One Diabrotica virgifera virgifera chromosome 3, PGI_DIABVI_V3a genomic window carries:
- the LOC126882568 gene encoding 52 kDa repressor of the inhibitor of the protein kinase-like: MGVIKEVCAFFHKSAKRTEVLKLTITECCPEQKKKKLISLCETRWVERHDSVLLFKELLEPVSLSLLKIEEESSDSAPKAHALGSSITQFQFLVNTFVLSHMLSKTHNLSENLQKKNLDLTQAVKNVSNVLDLLSKERENADNNFKVLYSQIQERADKLKIKEEVPRICRLQTARNNVPYSTQEEYYRRAVYLPYLDDFCNSLKERFESHKETVASLQNILPEFCIKTDFCALEPAFNSYEEDLSHKEVVESEFMLWKERWSQEKYENLPKSAVSSLEKCDQDFFPNIYVLLKLLAVLPVSVATVERSFSSLRRLKTYLRNSTSENRLNGLALLSIHRDFAISNEEVLDKFASVPRNLDFVL, translated from the coding sequence ATGGGCGTTATTAAAGAAGTCTGCGCATTCTTCCATAAGTCAGCCAAAAGAACTGAAGTATTAAAATTAACCATTACTGAATGTTGTCCtgaacaaaagaaaaagaaacttATTTCTTTATGTGAAACAAGATGGGTGGAGAGGCATGACTCGGTGCTTTTATTTAAGGAACTATTGGAACCCGTCAGTCTTTCCCTTTTGAAAATTGAAGAAGAATCAAGTGACTCAGCGCCTAAGGCACACGCTCTAGGTAGTTCTATCACTCAATTTCAATTTCttgtaaatacttttgttttgaGCCATATGCTGTCTAAAACACATAACTTATCTGAGAATCTTCAAAAAAAGAACTTAGATCTCACACAGGCTGTGAAAAATGTTTCGAATGTCTTAGATCTGCTTTCAAAAGAAAGGGAAAATGCCGATAACAACTTTAAAGTCCTGTATAGTCAAATACAGGAGCGGGCTGACAAACTTAAGATTAAAGAGGAGGTTCCTAGAATTTGCCGCCTTCAAACAGCCCGCAACAACGTTCCATACAGTACCCAAGAAGAGTACTATCGCCGAGCTGTTTATTTACCTTACCTAGACGATTTTTGCAATTCGCTGAAGGAACGCTTTGAGTCTCACAAGGAAACAGTTGCATCCTTACAAAACATCCTTCCAGAATTTTGTATCAAAACTGATTTCTGTGCATTGGAACCTGCTTTCAATTCCTATGAAGAGGATTTGTCCCATAAAGAGGTTGTGGAAAGCGAGTTCATGCTGTGGAAAGAAAGGTGGAGCCAAGAGAAGTATGAAAATCTTCCCAAGTCAGCCGTAAGCTCTCTTGAAAAATGTGACCAAGATTTCTTCCCAAACATTTATGTTCTATTAAAACTGCTAGCAGTTCTGCCTGTTTCTGTGGCAACCGTGGAAAGATCGTTCTCAAGTTTAAGAAGGCTAAAAACATACTTGAGAAATAGCACTTCGGAAAATAGGCTTAATGGGCTAGCGTTGCTTTCAATCCACAGAGACTTTGCAATAAGCAATGAAGAAGTTCTTGACAAGTTTGCGAGTGTACCAAGAAACCTTGATTTTGTGTTgtaa